One genomic region from Mangifera indica cultivar Alphonso chromosome 17, CATAS_Mindica_2.1, whole genome shotgun sequence encodes:
- the LOC123200735 gene encoding histidine kinase 5-like, whose protein sequence is MVCEMETDQLEDMEVEVLPSMWPEDVGSDVGKQFNVEKPGGDQDMLEEVKIPEDPTIVDFKRLLELTDYTDKGSSQLAYLVKQWEYKQENAVRLLREELANLSRQRQEVELKKLEILEEHRFEDQYGCDKRPVSIMEEAYDIWKDVPQRKSDVIVQSNRVEIDAEYDTVVYWKQRALNLEKMLEASIQRNQVLMEKLQESIRNLEKQSSPVEELSQILKRADNFLHFVLQNAPVVMGHQDKELRYRFIYNHFPSLQEEDILGKTDVEIFTGAGVKESQDFKREVLEKGLSAKREITFETELFGSKTFLIYVEPVFSKAGETIGVNYMGMDVTDQVRKREKMAKLREEIAVQKAKETELNKTIHITEETMRAKQMLATMSHEIRSPLTGIVSIAEILSNTNLDHEQRNLLNVMISSGDLVLQLINDILDLSKVESGVMKLEAAKFRPREVVKHVLHTAAASLQKILTLEGYIADDVPIEVIGDVLRIRQILTNLISNAIKFTPEGKVGIKLYMVPEPPFAKGSYQKTKAYQSITTSTNKEKDQPTTQNGNEQKGLHDRKHSEVSFQDRLLVDEPRTLVKNGNSVDEDSEEQQTTVWIRCDVYDTGIGIPENALPILFKKYMQVSADHARKYGGTGLGLAICKQLVKYSSDGGRLTVTSKVHCGSTFTFILPYCVSPISGCSDDPDELSDMADHDAASDDLTAGFFQFQPSTLGSLFSSSGSSRPKKLLPNNMVLSSAKLNGFSEDAYSFPLNNVRPKETASPEDACSVAEVAEPLSEPESLFSHSPETDNENEVSRGKQCHIDKNNRLQSSMTQSPSHSEADGETVSVAKSFEPQQPCQSQDKSDTSSQCTSTSSPEGLKTKPGPKILLVEDNKINVMVTQSMMKQLGHSVDVVNNGVEAVRAVQCHDYDLVLMDVCMPVMDGLQATRIIRSFENTGNWDAAAKAGIEQAPDSLQRSSRQHIPIIAMTANALSESGEECYANGMDSFVSKPVTFQKLKECLEQYFP, encoded by the exons ATGGTTTGCGAGATGGAGACTGATCAACTTGAAGACATGGAGGTTGAAGTCCTGCCTTCAATGTGGCCAGAAGATGTGGGAAGTGATGTTGGGAAGCAATTCAATGTAGAAAAGCCAGGAGGAGATCAAGATATGTTGGAGGAGGTTAAGATCCCTGAGGATCCAACCATAGTTGATTTTAAGCGCCTTCTGGAGCTGACAGATTATACTGACAAGGGCTCTTCTCAGTTGGCATACCTTGTAAAACAGTGGGAATATAAACAGGAAAATGCAGTTCGACTTCTTAGAGAGGAGCTTGCCAACCTGAGCAGACAAAGGCAAGAAGTTGAGCTCAAGAAATTAGAGATATTGGAGGAGCATCGCTTTGAAGATCAATATGGGTGTGATAAACGCCCAGTTTCAATCATGGAGGAGGCTTACGACATATGGAAAGATGTTCCTCAGAGGAAAAGTGATGTTATTGTTCAAAGTAACAGAGTTGAAATAGATGCCGAATATGATACAGTTGTGTACTGGAAGCAGCGGGCCTTGAATTTAGAAAAGATGTTGGAGGCAAGCATCCAGCGGAATCAGGTGCTTATGGAGAAGTTGCAGGAAAGCATAAGAAATCTGGAAAAACAATCCTCTCCGGTGGAAGAATTGTCTCAAATTCTGAAAAGAGCAGATAATTTCTTACATTTTGTACTTCAAAATGCACCTGTTGTTATGGGCCATCAG GATAAAGAGCTACGCTACCGTTTTATCTATAATCATTTTCCAAGTTTGCAAGAGGAG GATATTTTGGGGAAAACAGATGTCGAAATTTTTACTGGAGCTGGTGTCAAGGAATCTCAAGATTTCAAGAGAGAAGTTTTGGAAAAAGGATTATCGGCGAAGAGGGAAATTACGTTTGAGACAGAATTATTTGGATCAAAAACTTTTTTGATATATGTTGAACCTGTCTTTAGTAAGGCAGGAGAGACAATTGGAGTCAATTATATGGGAATGGATGTAACTGATCAG gtaagaaaaagagaaaagatggCAAAACTACGAGAGGAAATAGCTGTACAAAAGGCCAAGGAGACAGAACTAAACAAAACAATCCATATAACAG AGGAGACAATGCGAGCAAAACAAATGCTAGCAACCATGTCTCATGAGATTAGATCTCCTTTGACTGGCATTGTTAGTATAGCTGAGATTCTCTCCAATACAAACCTTGATCATGAACAACGAAACTTATTGAATGTCATGATATCTTCTGGAGATTTGGTACTTCAACTTATAAATGATATCCTTGATCTTTCTAAAGTTGAATCAG GTGTTATGAAGTTGGAAGCAGCAAAATTCCGGCCAAGAGAGGTAGTAAAGCATGTACTTCATACTGCTGCTGCATCTTTACAAAAAATCCTTACTTTGGAAGGATACATAGCAGATGATGTTCCAATTGAG GTCATTGGAGATGTTTTACGAATTCGACAAATTCTCACCAACTTGATCAG CAACGCGATTAAATTTACTCCTGAAGGGAAGGTAGGAATAAAGCTTTACATGGTACCTGAGCCGCCTTTTGCAAAAGGGTCATATCAAAAGACAAAAGCATATCAGTCAATCACAACTTCaacaaataaagagaaagaCCAACCAACCACTCAAAACGGCAATGAACAAAAAGGACTTCATGATAGAAAACATAGTGAAGTTTCTTTCCAAGACCGTTTGTTGGTTGATGAACCAAGAACCCTTGTTAAGAATGGAAACTCAGTGGATGAAGATTCAGAGGAGCAGCAAACAACAGTTTGGATTCGTTGTGATGTATATGATACTGGAATTGGAATACCTG AAAATGCTTTACCAATTCTATTTAAAAAGTACATGCAAGTTAGTGCGGATCATGCTCGGAAGTATGGTGGAACAGGACTTGGCCTTGCAATATGCAAACAACTGGTAAAGTATTCTT CTGATGGGGGTCGTCTTACTGTGACTAGCAAAGTGCACTGTGGTTCTACATTTACTTTTATACTTCCTTACTGTGTTTCACCAATCAGCGGTTGTTCTGATGATCCTGATGAACTCTCAGATATGGCTGATCATGATGCTGCAAGTGATGACTTGACAGCCGGCTTTTTCCAATTCCAACCAAGCACTTTGGGTTCACTATTCTCTTCTAGTGGATCGAGCAGgcctaaaaaattattaccaaATAATATGGTTTTAAGTAGTGCTAAACTCAATGGATTCTCAGAGGATGCATATTCATTTCCCTTGAATAATGTTAGACCAAAAGAGACTGCTTCACCTGAGGACGCCTGTTCTGTGGCAGAAGTTGCAGAGCCATTATCAGAACCTGAAAGTTTATTTAGTCACAGCCCTGAAACTGataatgaaaatgaagtttCTAGAGGTAAACAGTGTCACATTGACAAGAATAATCGGCTACAAAGCTCTATGACACAGTCCCCTAGTCACTCTGAGGCTGATGGGGAAACAGTTTCGGTGGCAAAGAGCTTTGAACCCCAACAACCATGTCAAAGCCAGGATAAATCTGACACAAGTTCACAGTGCACATCAACCAGCAGTCCGGAAGGGCTGAAAACAAAACCAGGACCAAAGATTCTTCTTGTAGAAGATAATAAGATTAATGTGATGGTCACCCAGTCAATGATGAAACAGTTAGGCCACAGTGTAGATGTTGTGAATAATGGAGTTGAAGCTGTGCGGGCAGTTCAATGCCATGATTATGATCTTGTTTTGATG GATGTTTGCATGCCAGTTATGGATGGCCTTCAAGCTACTAGAATAATTCGTTCTTTTGAAAACACTGGAAATTGGGATGCTGCAGCGAAGGCTGGAATCGAGCAAGCTCCAGATTCCTTACAACGTTCTTCAAGACAGCACATTCCTATAATTGCA ATGACGGCAAATGCATTATCAGAGAGTGGGGAAGAATGTTACGCAAATGGTATGGACTCGTTTGTTTCTAAGCCtgtcacttttcaaaaactaaaagagTGTCTTGAACAATATTTTCCATGA